Proteins from a genomic interval of Chroococcidiopsis thermalis PCC 7203:
- a CDS encoding DUF6825 family protein, producing the protein MSNPLVHAFFVGRAAAEIVSEKLENALTDALSELGKFDAEAREQLRQFTEQVTERAEREMEVSTVGRSTTEIVPQSSQPADLQATIDDMRAEIALLRAELQRYRSNSL; encoded by the coding sequence ATGAGTAATCCTCTGGTTCATGCCTTCTTTGTCGGTAGGGCAGCAGCTGAAATTGTCAGCGAAAAGTTAGAAAATGCATTGACCGATGCTCTGAGCGAATTAGGTAAATTTGATGCTGAAGCACGAGAGCAACTGCGGCAATTTACCGAACAGGTGACGGAGCGAGCAGAGCGGGAAATGGAAGTATCGACTGTAGGTAGAAGTACTACGGAGATAGTGCCTCAAAGCTCGCAACCCGCCGACTTGCAGGCAACAATCGACGATATGCGGGCTGAAATTGCCTTACTGCGGGCTGAATTACAACGCTATCGCAGTAACTCCCTCTAA
- a CDS encoding ABC1 kinase family protein encodes MEKTYTNKSYRWNRENYSRQRRFVDIWMFVLTLLFGLWLDGKAWSYPGGVTEARKIARRKKQAIWIRNTLLDLGPTFIKVGQLFSTRADLFPGEYVEELAKLQDRVPAFGYEQVETTVERELGKKIPELFHSFEPIPLAAASLGQVHKAKLRSGEEVVVKIQRPGLKKLFEIDLAILKGITRYFQNHPDWGRGRDWLGIYEECCRILWEEIDYLNEGRNADTFRRNFREYDWVKVPRIYWRYTSPQVLTLEYAPGIKISHYEAIEAAGLDRKLIARQGAEAYLHQLLHNGFFHADPHPGNIAVSPEGSLIFYDFGMMGRIKANVREQLMETLFGIAQKDGGRVVASLVELGALAPTDDMGPVRRSVQFMLDNFMDKPFENQSVSAISDDLYEIAYGQPFRFPATFTFVMRAFSTLEGVGKGLDPEFNFMEVAKPFAFQLMTDGNGSVDGNSFLNELSRQAAQVGSTAFGLPRRLEDTLEKLERGDLRVRVRSIETERLLRRQSSVQVAITYALIVSSFTISATILLISQFAWLALIPGAIAAGTGFSLIRLLMRLDRYDKMF; translated from the coding sequence ATGGAGAAGACTTACACGAATAAGTCCTATCGTTGGAACCGCGAAAATTACTCGCGCCAACGACGGTTCGTAGACATTTGGATGTTTGTCCTGACGCTACTGTTTGGATTGTGGCTAGATGGAAAAGCTTGGAGCTATCCAGGCGGCGTAACTGAAGCTAGAAAGATTGCTAGGCGCAAAAAACAGGCAATCTGGATTCGCAATACTTTATTGGATCTGGGTCCGACCTTTATCAAAGTCGGACAGCTATTCTCTACCCGCGCCGACCTATTTCCCGGCGAATATGTCGAGGAACTTGCAAAGCTCCAGGATCGCGTTCCCGCCTTTGGCTACGAGCAAGTAGAAACAACGGTAGAACGAGAATTAGGCAAAAAGATTCCCGAATTGTTTCATAGTTTTGAGCCTATACCTCTAGCAGCGGCGAGTTTAGGTCAAGTCCATAAAGCTAAATTGCGATCGGGTGAGGAGGTTGTTGTCAAAATACAACGCCCTGGATTAAAAAAACTGTTTGAAATTGACCTAGCGATTCTCAAAGGTATTACGCGCTACTTTCAAAATCATCCCGACTGGGGGCGCGGTCGCGATTGGCTGGGAATATATGAAGAGTGTTGTCGCATTCTTTGGGAAGAAATCGATTATTTAAATGAAGGTCGCAATGCCGATACGTTTCGCCGCAATTTTCGCGAATACGATTGGGTTAAAGTCCCTCGAATTTACTGGCGTTACACTTCCCCACAGGTTTTAACTCTAGAATACGCACCAGGAATCAAGATCAGCCACTATGAAGCGATAGAAGCCGCTGGCTTAGACCGGAAGTTAATAGCTAGACAAGGAGCAGAAGCCTATTTACATCAGTTACTACACAATGGCTTCTTCCACGCCGACCCGCACCCAGGTAATATCGCTGTCAGTCCCGAAGGGTCGCTGATTTTTTATGATTTTGGCATGATGGGGCGAATTAAGGCAAATGTGCGCGAACAGTTAATGGAAACTCTGTTTGGCATTGCACAGAAAGATGGCGGTCGCGTGGTTGCATCTTTAGTAGAACTGGGCGCTTTAGCACCTACAGATGATATGGGTCCAGTCCGGCGATCGGTGCAGTTTATGCTAGACAATTTCATGGATAAGCCGTTTGAAAATCAATCGGTGAGTGCGATTAGCGACGATCTTTATGAAATTGCCTACGGTCAGCCATTTCGCTTTCCGGCTACTTTTACGTTCGTCATGCGGGCTTTTTCTACTCTCGAAGGGGTCGGCAAGGGCTTAGACCCTGAGTTCAACTTTATGGAAGTTGCTAAACCTTTTGCATTCCAGCTTATGACTGATGGTAATGGTTCTGTTGATGGCAATAGCTTCTTGAACGAATTAAGTCGTCAAGCTGCCCAAGTGGGTAGTACCGCTTTCGGCTTACCAAGACGCTTAGAAGACACCCTCGAAAAACTGGAACGAGGAGATTTGCGCGTGCGGGTACGGTCAATTGAAACAGAACGCTTGTTGCGGCGACAAAGTAGCGTCCAAGTCGCCATTACTTACGCTCTAATTGTCAGTTCCTTCACGATTTCGGCAACAATTCTATTGATTAGTCAATTTGCTTGGTTAGCATTGATCCCTGGGGCGATCGCTGCCGGAACTGGATTTTCTCTGATTCGCCTGCTGATGCGCCTCGATCGCTACGACAAAATGTTTTAA
- a CDS encoding NblA/ycf18 family protein, with protein sequence MSHPIELSLEQQFNIRSFETQVEKMDREQAQDFLVKLYRQMVMREATYKELLKHHWGIDGGNWQ encoded by the coding sequence ATGAGTCACCCAATTGAACTCTCACTCGAACAGCAATTCAACATCCGCTCGTTTGAAACTCAAGTGGAGAAGATGGATCGAGAACAGGCACAAGACTTCCTCGTGAAGTTATATCGGCAAATGGTCATGCGCGAAGCCACCTACAAGGAATTGCTCAAGCACCATTGGGGCATAGACGGAGGTAATTGGCAATAA